A window of the Henckelia pumila isolate YLH828 chromosome 3, ASM3356847v2, whole genome shotgun sequence genome harbors these coding sequences:
- the LOC140889024 gene encoding uncharacterized protein, protein MVGYYRRLVENFSHISKPLTQLTKKDLPFVWTSECEESFHELRRRLTTAPVLALPYGSGGYVVHTDAFLQGLGCVLSQRGHVISYAFRRVVVPDDFTLREEILTQAHRSRFSVHPESMKMNCDAILVVVDRLSKSAHFLSYNRDFTFDWMTRLYVQEVVRLHEIPLSIVSDRNPSFTSRFGGSSSELLDEVGERQVEGPQMIQQMTDAVMRFGLKGKLSSRFIGPFEILEKVGEVAYHLALPPYISGIHDVFHVSLLRQYVADELHILHSTEVQLDQDLSYVERPIRILDRNDKLLRNKRIPLVMVQWQHRGTEEATWELERWMRAEHPELF, encoded by the exons ATGGTAGGTTACTACCGAAGATTGGTGGAGAACTTTTCTCATATTTCTAAGCCTTTGACGCAATTGACGAAGAAAGATTTGCCTTTCGTTTGGACGTCGGAGTGCGAGGAAAGTTTTCATGAGTTGCGACGCCGTCTGACTACAGCTCCAGTGTTAGCTCTTCCATATGGATCAGGTGGTTATGTGGTTCACACCGATGCTTTTCTccaaggtttgggatgtgtcTTGTCACAGAGAGGTCATGTGATTTCCTATGCCTTTAG ACGTGTGGTGGTTCCTGATGATTTCACACTGAGAGAGGAGATTCTGACACAGGCTCACCGTAGTAGATTCTCTGTTCATCCAgaaagtatgaaaat gaattgcgaTGCTATATTGGTTGTTGTTGATCGATTATCGAAGTCCGCACATTTCCTGTCGTATAATCGGGATTTTACTTTCGATTGGATGACACGTCTATATGTGCAAGAGGTTGTTCGTCTGCATGAGATTCCGTTGAGTATCGTCAGTGACCGAAATCCGAGTTTTACCTCTAGGTTTGGGGGTAGCTCCAGCGAGCTCTTG GATGAAGTTGGCGAGCGTCAAGTTGAAGGTccacagatgattcagcagatgaccgatgca gtgatgagattcggcctCAAAGGAAAGTTATCGTCGAGATTCATAGGTCCgtttgagattcttgagaaggttGGGGAAGTGGCTTATCATCTAGCCTTGCCACCCTATATTTCTGGaattcatgatgtatttcacgtgTCTTTGCTGAGACAGTACGTGGCAGACGAGTTGCACATCTTGCATTCGACAGAGGTGCAATTGGACCAGGATCTGTCCTATGTGGAAAGACCTAtcaggattcttgacaggaatgACAAATTACTTCGCAACAAGAGAATACCTTTGGTGATGGTGCAGTGGCAACACAGGGGAAcggaagaagcaacttgggagttggagagatGGATGAGAGCTGAGCATCCAGAGTTGTTCTGA
- the LOC140886767 gene encoding glycosyltransferase BC10-like — MKSAKAWRLGMKEVRLLAAPRQRGQLKKPTWILVLVSLVSLFLVCAYIYPPQNSAPCYLFTSNGCKAFQKWLPPVLVREPSRELTDDEIASRVVIRDILNIPLTISVNAKIAFMFLTPGALPFEMLWDKFFQGHESMFSVYVHASKDKPVHLSRYFINREIRSDKVEWGKISMVEAERRLLANALKDPDNQYFVLLSDSCIPLRNFDYVYNYLMSANISFIDCFEDLGVHGSGRYIEYMLPEVEKKDFRKGSQWFTMKRQHAIVVMADSLYYTKFRNYCKPDMEGRNCYSDEHYLPTFFYMLDPAGIANWSVTYVDWSERKWHPRSYQAQDITLELMINLTSIVESAHITSEEPSETKLTPCLRNGTLQPCYLFGRKFLPETLDDLIQLFPNYTSSGLVS, encoded by the exons ATGAAGTCAGCTAAGGCATGGCGTCTAGGCATGAAAGAAGTGCGATTATTAGCTGCACCTCGCCAGCGTGGTCAGTTGAAGAAGCCAACATGGATTCTTGTATTGGTTTCTCTAGTCAGCCTGTTCTTAGTTTGTGCCTATATTTATCCAcctcaaaattctgcaccttgtTATTTATTCACGTCTAATGGCTGCAAGGCATTTCAAAAATGGCTCCCACCTGTACTTGTCAGAGAACCCTCCAGAGAACTCACCGATGATGAAATCGCGTCTCGTGTTGTAATTAGAGATATTCTTAATATTCCTCTCACTATTTCTGTGAATGCCAAAATAGCCTTCATGTTCCTGACTCCTGGAGCTTTACCTTTTGAGATGCTATGGGATAAATTTTTTCAG GGACATGAAAGTATGTTCTCCGTGTACGTGCATGCATCGAAGGATAAACCTGTGCACCTTAGCCGTTATTTTATCAATCGGGAAATTCGTAGTGACAAG GTAGAGTGGGGGAAAATCTCCATGGTTGAGGCTGAAAGAAGGCTTTTAGCAAATGCACTCAAAGATCCAGATAATCAGTACTTTGTGTTACTTTCCGACAG CTGCATACCCCTTCGTAATTTTGATTATGTGTACAACTATCTCATGTCTGCAAATATTAGCTTCATAGATTG CTTTGAGGATCTTGGTGTACATGGAAGTGGGAGGTACATTGAATATATGTTACCTGAAGTCGAGAAGAAAGACTTTCGAAAGGGTTCACAG TGGTTCACAATGAAGCGACAGCATGCTATTGTAGTTATGGCTGATAGTCTCTACTATACAAAATTCAGGAATTATTGCAAG CCAGACATGGAGGGACGCAACTGCTACTCTGATGAACACTATTTGCCCACTTTTTTCTAC ATGCTAGACCCGGCTGGAATCGCCAATTGGTCAGTAACATATGTTGATTGGTCTGAAAGGAAGTGGCATCCGAGATCTTACCAGGCACAAGATATAACCTTAGAGCTGATGATAAATCTTACG TCTATTGTGGAAAGTGCCCATATTACAAGCGAAGAACCG AGTGAAACGAAATTGACCCCCTGCTTGCGGAATGGTACCCTGCAGCCATGTTATTTATTCGGGCGGAAATTTTTACCCGAAACTCTTGATGATTTAATACAACTTTTCCCAAACTATACATCTAGTGGACTCGTGTCATGA